In one window of Mauremys reevesii isolate NIE-2019 linkage group 22, ASM1616193v1, whole genome shotgun sequence DNA:
- the LOC120388774 gene encoding RNA-binding protein 3-like isoform X2, producing the protein MSSEEGKLFVGGLNFETDEQGLEQHFGSFGPISEVVVIKDKETQRSRGFGFITFANPEHASDAMRAMNGESVDGRQIRVDHAGKSSRGSRGGSFGGRGRGRGYSRGGGDRSYGGGRYDNRSGGYGGSRDYGGSQGGYNDRYSSGGSYRDNYDN; encoded by the exons atgTCTTCTGAAGAAGGAAAACTCTTCGTTGGGGGTCTGAATTTCGAGACTGATGAACAAGGCCTGGAGCAGCATTTCGGCTCTTTCGGCCCCATCTCTGAGG TGGTCGTAATTAAAGACAAAGAGACCCAGAGGTCCAGAGGCTTTGGCTTCATCACCTTTGCCAACCCGGAACATGCGTCGGATGCCATGAGGGCAATGAACGGAGAG TCCGTGGATGGGCGTCAGATCAGAGTTGACCATGCTGGGAAATCTTCCCGTGGATCCAGAGGTGGCTCATTCGGAGGCAGAGGACGAGGCCGCGGCTACTCCAGAG GAGGTGGAGACAGAAGCTACGGTGGCGGCCGCTATGACAACCGAAGTGGAGGCTATGGCGGGTCCCGGGACTACGGCGGCAG TCAGGGAGGATATAACGACCGCTACTCCTCTGGAGGCTCTTACAGAGACAACTATGACAACTAA
- the LOC120388774 gene encoding RNA-binding protein 3-like isoform X1 — protein sequence MSSEEGKLFVGGLNFETDEQGLEQHFGSFGPISEVVVIKDKETQRSRGFGFITFANPEHASDAMRAMNGESVDGRQIRVDHAGKSSRGSRGGSFGGRGRGRGYSRGGGDRSYGGGRYDNRSGGYGGSRDYGGRSQGGYNDRYSSGGSYRDNYDN from the exons atgTCTTCTGAAGAAGGAAAACTCTTCGTTGGGGGTCTGAATTTCGAGACTGATGAACAAGGCCTGGAGCAGCATTTCGGCTCTTTCGGCCCCATCTCTGAGG TGGTCGTAATTAAAGACAAAGAGACCCAGAGGTCCAGAGGCTTTGGCTTCATCACCTTTGCCAACCCGGAACATGCGTCGGATGCCATGAGGGCAATGAACGGAGAG TCCGTGGATGGGCGTCAGATCAGAGTTGACCATGCTGGGAAATCTTCCCGTGGATCCAGAGGTGGCTCATTCGGAGGCAGAGGACGAGGCCGCGGCTACTCCAGAG GAGGTGGAGACAGAAGCTACGGTGGCGGCCGCTATGACAACCGAAGTGGAGGCTATGGCGGGTCCCGGGACTACGGCGGCAG AAGTCAGGGAGGATATAACGACCGCTACTCCTCTGGAGGCTCTTACAGAGACAACTATGACAACTAA